The Paraburkholderia caffeinilytica genome segment CGGCCCCGAGCGCGAGCAACACGCCGAGCGGTTCGCCGATCCAGCCCGCGCGATCGCGCGAAAGCAGCAGCACGCCGGCAATCGCCAGCGCCGGCCACAGTAAGGCTCGCCCGCGACGCACCGCGAAAGTCGCCACGGCGAGCGGCCCGAGAAAATCGATCGCGACGGCGAGCCCCAATGGAATCCGCTGAAGCGCCGCGAAAAAGCACAGCGTCATGCCGGCCATCGCCGCCCCCAGTGCGCCGGCTGCGAGCCAATGCGAGCGCGAGTAGGCGAAGAGGCGCGGGCGCACCAGCAACGCGAGCACCGCGGCCGCCCAGCAAAGACGCAACCAGGTGGTGCTGAGCGACCCGTACTCGGCCATTGTCGGCGCCGAGAGCGCGGCGCCGAACTGCACGCTCGACATCGACAGCACGCACAGGAGCGCTGCGCCGGCCGCTGCACTGGCGGCCTTCGCGGGCGTTGGCACGGGAGTCAGCGCCGGTTTGATGGTGGTGTCCTGCATCGTGGCCTCGTTGCCGCTCTTCGGGTGGGTTGGACGCTATCTTATCGGTGCGAGCGGTATTAAGATAAGTTGATATTTCTTATGGCAACTTCAAGAAACGTGATGACCCGAGATCTCGACAGCAGTCTCCTGCGCGCGTTCGTCACTGTTGCGGAGACCGGCGCCGTGGGCGTGGCGGCGGCGCGCCTCGCGCGCACCCAGGCGGCGGTGAGCATGCAATTGCGCCGGCTCGAAGAGGAGTTGGGGCAGCGTTTGCTCGACCGCTCGCCGCGTGGCGTGCAGCTCACCGAAGCGGGACATCTGCTGCTGCCGTTCGCGCATACGATCCTCGGCGCGGGTGCCGATGCGCGGCGGGCGTTGAGCGCCGGGCAAGTGTCCGGCACGGTGCGCCTCGGCATGCTGGAAGACATCGCGGTCGGTCGCTTGCCGCGCGCGCTGCGGCGCTTTTCGATTGCTTATCCGCAGGTTG includes the following:
- a CDS encoding EamA family transporter, which gives rise to MQDTTIKPALTPVPTPAKAASAAAGAALLCVLSMSSVQFGAALSAPTMAEYGSLSTTWLRLCWAAAVLALLVRPRLFAYSRSHWLAAGALGAAMAGMTLCFFAALQRIPLGLAVAIDFLGPLAVATFAVRRGRALLWPALAIAGVLLLSRDRAGWIGEPLGVLLALGAALGWGSYIVLMKKIGTVFAGLEGLSVSLIAAALVATPFGFAQSGMHIAAGQIAATAGLALLVPLLPYALEMVALRHMPAASFGILMSVEPAIGALAGFVVLHQPMSVPQIAGTLLVVAASVGAVVATR